A window of the Haloarcula litorea genome harbors these coding sequences:
- a CDS encoding metal-dependent hydrolase → MEVTWYGHSTWHVTVGETDLLIDPFFDNPKTDTDPEELDPDWVLLTHGHADHIGDVDRYEGSGLVATPELVGYCEDTFGDFDAVGGMGMNLGGTVEIGDAFVTMHRADHTNGIDTGYGTSAGMPAGFVISDTKPTQVSDAESTTFYHAGDTGLMTEMREVIGPYLEPDAAALPVGDHFTMGPMQAAVATDWLDVDTVFPMHYDTFPPIEIDTDDFVKEVKGVGSDTEVVVLDGDESYEL, encoded by the coding sequence ATGGAAGTTACCTGGTACGGACACTCGACGTGGCACGTCACCGTAGGCGAGACGGACCTCCTCATCGACCCGTTCTTCGACAACCCCAAGACGGACACGGACCCGGAGGAACTCGACCCCGACTGGGTCCTGCTGACACACGGTCACGCCGACCACATCGGCGACGTGGACCGCTACGAGGGAAGCGGCCTCGTCGCGACGCCGGAGCTGGTGGGTTACTGCGAGGACACCTTCGGCGACTTCGACGCCGTCGGCGGGATGGGGATGAACCTCGGCGGCACCGTCGAGATCGGCGACGCCTTCGTGACGATGCACCGCGCCGACCACACCAACGGGATCGACACCGGCTACGGTACCAGTGCGGGGATGCCCGCCGGCTTCGTCATCTCCGACACCAAGCCGACGCAGGTCAGCGACGCGGAGTCGACGACGTTCTACCACGCGGGCGACACCGGCCTGATGACCGAGATGCGGGAGGTCATCGGCCCGTACCTCGAACCCGACGCCGCCGCGCTGCCGGTCGGCGACCACTTCACGATGGGACCGATGCAGGCCGCCGTCGCCACCGACTGGCTGGACGTCGACACCGTGTTCCCGATGCACTACGATACGTTCCCGCCCATCGAGATCGACACCGACGACTTCGTCAAGGAGGTCAAGGGCGTCGGCAGCGACACCGAGGTCGTCGTGCTCGACGGCGACGAGTCCTACGAGCTCTGA
- a CDS encoding OsmC family protein, whose amino-acid sequence MADIEVTSTCESGFTTESVINGEWELVVDALSEDGPSPNEVLAADYASCYIPALRVAADENGYDDVGVVEVEVSADLDEDDDLEAIAFDIEVEADLGDDEQEIVERGEEICHVHSALREELHADIAIESGV is encoded by the coding sequence ATGGCAGACATCGAAGTCACCAGCACGTGTGAGTCCGGGTTCACGACCGAGAGCGTCATCAACGGCGAGTGGGAGCTCGTCGTCGACGCCCTGAGCGAGGACGGCCCCTCGCCCAACGAGGTGCTGGCCGCGGACTACGCCTCGTGTTACATCCCCGCGCTGCGCGTGGCCGCCGACGAGAACGGCTACGACGACGTCGGTGTCGTCGAGGTCGAGGTCTCCGCCGACCTCGACGAGGACGACGACCTCGAGGCGATCGCCTTCGACATCGAGGTCGAGGCAGACCTCGGCGACGACGAGCAGGAGATCGTCGAACGCGGCGAGGAGATCTGTCACGTCCACTCCGCGCTGCGCGAGGAGCTCCACGCGGACATCGCCATCGAGTCCGGCGTCTGA
- a CDS encoding DUF5799 family protein translates to MSDNDWTDRIAGERMQVDQQFNDRVQASSFSSQQWGLVMTATEFRIENPGDPEQARIVADTSKLGSVMPEMDRIENQSPMGGGGGSGGSGGGGLFSGVKDALGLGGGGGSDERTDEAEQLAQEYAQQLQEKLESNGRWDAIRKQAQG, encoded by the coding sequence ATGAGCGACAACGACTGGACGGACCGGATCGCCGGCGAGCGGATGCAGGTCGATCAGCAGTTCAACGACCGGGTACAGGCGTCCTCGTTCTCTAGCCAGCAGTGGGGGCTCGTGATGACGGCGACGGAGTTCCGCATCGAGAACCCCGGCGACCCCGAGCAGGCACGGATCGTCGCCGACACGTCCAAGCTCGGGAGCGTGATGCCCGAGATGGACCGGATCGAGAACCAGTCACCGATGGGCGGCGGTGGCGGGTCCGGCGGCTCCGGTGGTGGCGGCCTCTTCTCGGGCGTCAAGGACGCGCTCGGCCTCGGCGGGGGCGGTGGATCCGACGAGCGGACCGACGAGGCCGAACAGCTCGCCCAGGAGTACGCACAGCAGCTACAGGAGAAACTGGAGTCGAACGGGCGGTGGGACGCGATCCGCAAGCAGGCCCAGGGTTAG
- a CDS encoding DUF7557 family protein yields MPSVELDEETIQRLDDLRVEDESYDELVTELINIYEAEELTLFHGGDEY; encoded by the coding sequence ATGCCGTCCGTCGAACTCGACGAGGAGACGATCCAGCGCCTCGACGATCTCCGTGTCGAGGACGAGTCATACGACGAGCTCGTGACCGAACTCATCAACATCTACGAGGCCGAGGAGCTGACGCTCTTCCACGGCGGCGACGAGTACTAA
- a CDS encoding class I fructose-bisphosphate aldolase: MRPVGDSPLVRNDKTLVLAHDHGLEHGPKQFSGVEERLDPREVFEMATHDAVTALAVGKGLAETYYPSYEDDVNLLAKLNGGSDLWMGDPYSPQNWSVEYAAELGADAVGYTVYPGVNREPDMFEDFRPVQEAARDHDLPIALWSYPRGQAVKAHRKPDIISYAARIGLELGSDFTKIKYPRDKEAMAHAVQSAADNRVLLSGGSKTSDRDFLELVEDCMDVGVAGLAVGRNVWQREDPYDILDKLEPVVFEGESADSVL; this comes from the coding sequence ATGCGACCAGTTGGCGACTCCCCGCTCGTTCGCAACGACAAGACGCTCGTGCTGGCTCACGACCACGGGCTGGAACACGGCCCCAAGCAGTTCAGCGGCGTCGAGGAGCGGCTGGACCCACGCGAGGTGTTCGAGATGGCGACCCACGACGCCGTCACCGCGCTCGCGGTGGGGAAGGGGCTCGCCGAGACGTACTACCCCAGCTACGAGGACGACGTGAACCTACTGGCGAAGCTCAACGGCGGCTCGGACCTCTGGATGGGCGACCCCTACTCGCCCCAGAACTGGTCGGTCGAGTACGCGGCCGAACTGGGTGCCGACGCCGTCGGCTACACCGTGTACCCCGGCGTCAACCGGGAGCCCGACATGTTCGAGGACTTCCGTCCCGTCCAGGAGGCGGCCCGCGACCACGACCTCCCCATCGCGCTGTGGTCGTACCCGCGCGGCCAGGCGGTCAAGGCCCACCGGAAGCCCGACATCATCTCCTACGCGGCCCGGATCGGGCTGGAACTGGGCTCGGACTTCACGAAGATCAAGTACCCCCGCGACAAGGAGGCGATGGCCCACGCCGTCCAGTCGGCCGCCGACAACCGCGTCCTGCTCTCGGGCGGCTCGAAGACCTCCGACCGGGATTTCCTCGAACTCGTCGAGGACTGTATGGACGTCGGCGTCGCCGGCCTCGCGGTCGGGCGCAACGTCTGGCAGCGCGAGGACCCCTACGACATCCTCGACAAGCTCGAACCGGTCGTCTTCGAGGGCGAGAGCGCCGACAGCGTGCTGTAG
- the pfkB gene encoding 1-phosphofructokinase, translating into MIVTVTYNPAVDQTLQFDEPMAADHVLRASDARFDAGGKGINVAQFLTALETPCVATGIVGGFTGQFVRDDMAADGVETAFVEVAGVTRLNTTALAEGTEYKLNHDGPIVDGSTADAVVERVRERDPDRVLIGGSLPPGLSTADVDAVAAAGDWATVVDMEGDALRALDEQYALCKPNREELAEATGADVSTVEGCARAAADFRSQGFDRVLASLGGDGAVLATADELLFAEALDVDVVGTVGAGDALLSGVLAAWERGTDDATALQNGVAVSSRLVEQAGTAVPDFDDVGALRDRVRVRRID; encoded by the coding sequence ATGATCGTCACGGTCACGTACAATCCGGCTGTCGACCAGACGCTCCAGTTCGACGAGCCGATGGCGGCCGATCACGTGCTGCGGGCCAGCGACGCGCGGTTCGACGCGGGCGGCAAGGGCATCAACGTCGCGCAGTTCCTGACGGCGCTGGAGACGCCCTGCGTCGCCACGGGTATCGTCGGCGGGTTCACCGGCCAGTTCGTCCGCGACGATATGGCCGCCGACGGCGTCGAGACGGCCTTCGTCGAGGTGGCCGGTGTCACGCGACTCAACACTACTGCGCTGGCCGAGGGGACGGAGTACAAGCTGAACCACGACGGACCGATCGTCGACGGTTCGACGGCCGACGCGGTCGTCGAGCGGGTCCGGGAGCGGGACCCCGACCGCGTCCTGATCGGTGGGAGTCTCCCGCCGGGGCTCTCGACCGCCGACGTCGACGCCGTCGCCGCCGCCGGGGACTGGGCGACCGTCGTCGATATGGAGGGCGACGCGCTCCGAGCGCTCGACGAGCAGTACGCGCTGTGCAAACCGAACCGCGAAGAACTGGCCGAGGCGACGGGTGCGGACGTGTCGACGGTCGAGGGCTGTGCCCGTGCCGCCGCCGACTTCCGGAGCCAGGGGTTCGACCGCGTGCTGGCGTCGCTGGGCGGCGACGGGGCGGTGCTGGCGACGGCCGACGAACTGCTGTTCGCGGAGGCGCTGGACGTCGACGTGGTCGGGACCGTCGGTGCCGGCGACGCCCTGCTGTCGGGCGTCCTGGCGGCGTGGGAACGCGGGACCGACGACGCGACGGCGCTGCAGAACGGGGTCGCCGTCTCCTCGCGGCTGGTCGAGCAGGCCGGCACCGCCGTCCCGGACTTCGACGACGTCGGAGCGCTCCGTGACCGCGTTCGCGTCCGACGGATCGACTGA
- the glpR gene encoding HTH-type transcriptional regulator GlpR produces MLPAERKRTIVELVTERDGCSVAALAEELDFSKATIRRDLRDLAEAGRIERSHGGAVPASSVGNEQSYDQREVEHFDAKRAIAERASEEIRDGEVVFFDAGTTTIEVARAAEGGYAAVTNMPTLATELADREVDVKLTGGTLRARTRALVGPTAETFLDRTNFDRLFLGTNGLDAEAGLSTPNEEEAAIKRAMVEAASRVVLVADASKFDERSFVTFADLSDVDVLVTDGDPSDGLAEALAAADVVVERVDP; encoded by the coding sequence ATGCTCCCGGCCGAGCGAAAGCGGACAATCGTCGAGCTGGTGACCGAGCGGGACGGCTGTTCCGTCGCGGCGCTGGCCGAGGAACTCGACTTCTCGAAGGCGACCATCCGCCGTGACCTGCGGGACCTGGCGGAGGCGGGTCGCATCGAGCGGTCCCACGGCGGGGCCGTACCGGCGTCGTCGGTCGGGAACGAACAGTCCTACGACCAGCGCGAGGTGGAACACTTCGACGCGAAGCGGGCGATCGCCGAGCGCGCGAGCGAGGAGATCCGGGACGGCGAGGTCGTCTTCTTCGACGCCGGGACGACGACGATCGAGGTCGCTCGGGCGGCCGAGGGCGGCTACGCGGCGGTGACGAACATGCCGACGCTGGCGACGGAACTGGCCGACAGAGAGGTGGACGTGAAACTCACCGGCGGGACCCTCCGAGCCAGGACCCGCGCGCTCGTCGGTCCGACGGCAGAGACGTTCCTCGACCGGACGAACTTCGACCGCCTGTTCCTCGGGACCAACGGGCTCGACGCCGAGGCGGGCCTGTCGACCCCCAACGAGGAGGAGGCCGCGATCAAGCGCGCGATGGTCGAGGCGGCGTCGCGGGTCGTCCTCGTCGCCGACGCCTCGAAGTTCGACGAGCGGAGCTTCGTCACCTTCGCCGACCTGAGCGACGTGGACGTCCTCGTCACGGACGGCGACCCGTCCGACGGACTGGCGGAGGCGCTCGCGGCTGCCGACGTCGTCGTGGAGCGAGTCGACCCATGA
- a CDS encoding isocitrate/isopropylmalate dehydrogenase family protein: MTHEIAVIPGDGIGQEVTPAAVEVLAALETVDFEFVEADAGDAVEAETGEALPRETREVAAEADATLFGAAGETAADVILPLREVVGSFANVRPARSYPGLDAVQPDTDIVFIRENTEGVYSGIEDEIVDGVRTLTRVVTEDASREIAEYGFRYAKQNGYDDVTIAHKANVMRETDGLFLDTAEAVADERGAEYDTALMDALAMHLVMTPEEYGVVVCPNLAGDMLSDLAAGLVGGLGLLPSANIGEENALFEPVHGSAPDIAGEGIANPSAMILSAAMLLDHLGYDEEGDRVRAAVEAVLADGPRTPDLGGDAGTDEVTAAVVDGL, translated from the coding sequence ATGACACACGAGATCGCGGTCATCCCTGGCGACGGCATCGGGCAGGAGGTCACGCCCGCCGCCGTCGAGGTACTGGCGGCCCTGGAGACGGTCGACTTCGAGTTCGTCGAGGCCGACGCCGGCGACGCGGTGGAGGCCGAGACCGGCGAGGCGCTGCCGCGAGAGACGCGGGAGGTGGCGGCCGAGGCAGACGCGACGCTGTTCGGCGCGGCCGGCGAGACGGCCGCCGACGTCATCCTCCCGCTGCGGGAGGTCGTCGGCTCGTTCGCCAACGTCCGGCCGGCCCGGTCGTACCCCGGTCTCGACGCCGTCCAGCCCGACACCGACATCGTGTTCATCCGCGAGAACACGGAGGGGGTCTACTCGGGTATCGAGGACGAGATCGTCGACGGCGTCCGGACGCTGACCCGCGTCGTCACCGAGGACGCCTCCCGGGAGATCGCCGAGTACGGCTTCCGCTACGCGAAGCAGAACGGCTACGACGACGTCACCATCGCACACAAGGCCAACGTGATGCGCGAGACCGACGGGCTGTTCCTCGACACCGCAGAGGCCGTCGCGGACGAACGGGGTGCCGAGTACGACACCGCGCTGATGGACGCGCTGGCGATGCACCTCGTGATGACGCCCGAGGAGTACGGCGTCGTCGTCTGTCCGAACCTCGCCGGCGATATGCTCTCGGACCTCGCCGCGGGGCTGGTCGGCGGCCTCGGCCTGCTGCCCTCCGCGAACATCGGCGAGGAGAACGCCCTGTTCGAGCCGGTCCACGGCTCTGCGCCCGACATCGCGGGCGAGGGGATCGCGAACCCCTCGGCGATGATCCTCTCGGCGGCGATGCTGCTTGACCACCTCGGATACGACGAGGAGGGCGACCGGGTTCGCGCGGCCGTCGAGGCGGTCCTGGCGGACGGCCCGCGGACGCCCGACCTCGGCGGCGACGCCGGGACCGACGAGGTCACCGCCGCCGTCGTCGACGGGCTGTAG
- the leuD gene encoding 3-isopropylmalate dehydratase small subunit, translated as MSDATEEIPEVDYVEGTGIPIRGNDIDTDQIIPARFMKVVTFDGLGEFAFFDLRFDDEDNQKDHPMNEERFQDANVMVVNDNFGCGSSREHAPQALMRWGIDALIGEGFAEIFAGNCLALGIPTVTADHESINALQQWVDDNPDGNIEVDVAAETVRYGGNEISVSVDDAQRQALVEGIWDTTALMKANRNAIEETAAQLPYLDRTRSDVEADD; from the coding sequence GTGAGCGACGCCACCGAGGAGATCCCCGAGGTCGACTACGTCGAGGGGACCGGCATCCCCATCCGCGGGAACGACATCGACACGGACCAGATCATCCCGGCCCGGTTCATGAAGGTCGTCACCTTCGACGGACTGGGCGAGTTCGCCTTCTTCGACCTCCGGTTCGACGACGAGGACAACCAGAAGGACCACCCGATGAACGAGGAGCGGTTCCAGGACGCCAACGTGATGGTGGTCAACGACAACTTCGGCTGTGGCTCCTCCCGCGAGCACGCCCCGCAGGCGCTGATGCGCTGGGGCATCGACGCGCTCATCGGCGAGGGGTTCGCCGAGATCTTCGCCGGCAACTGCCTCGCCCTGGGCATCCCGACGGTGACCGCCGACCACGAGAGCATCAACGCGCTCCAGCAGTGGGTCGACGACAACCCCGACGGGAACATCGAGGTCGACGTGGCCGCCGAGACAGTCCGGTACGGCGGGAACGAGATATCCGTCTCCGTCGACGACGCACAGCGCCAGGCGCTCGTCGAGGGCATCTGGGACACGACGGCCCTGATGAAGGCCAACCGGAACGCCATCGAGGAGACCGCGGCGCAGCTACCGTACCTCGACCGGACCCGGTCGGACGTCGAGGCGGACGACTGA
- the leuC gene encoding 3-isopropylmalate dehydratase large subunit — protein sequence MSQGTLYDKVWDRHKVTTLPNGQDQLFVGLHLIHEVTSPQAFGMLEERGLEVARPDLTHATVDHIVPTANQDRPYADDAAERMMSELEENVRDAGIQFSDPTTGDQGIVHVIGPEQGITQPGKTIVCGDSHTSTHGAFGALAFGIGTSQIRDVLATQTIAMEKQKVRKIQVDGELGEGVEAKDVILEIIRRLGTEGGVGYVYEYAGEAIENLGMEGRMSICNMSIEGGARAGYVNPDETTFEWLQDTDYFREHPEKFEELKPYWESIRSDEDAEYDDVVEIDASELDPVVTWGTTPGQGIGIDDPIPAPEDLPEGKQDTARRAQEHMRVEPGETMEGYDIDVAFLGSCTNARLPDLRRAARIVKGRQVDDDVRAFVVPGSQRVQRAAEEEGLKDVFEEAGFEWRNAGCSMCLGMNEDQLEGDEACASSSNRNFVGRQGSKDGRTVLMNPRMVAAAAVTGEVSDVRDLKEVTLA from the coding sequence ATGAGTCAGGGCACCCTGTACGACAAGGTGTGGGACCGGCACAAAGTCACCACGCTGCCCAACGGGCAGGACCAGCTGTTCGTCGGCCTGCACCTCATCCACGAGGTCACCAGTCCGCAGGCGTTCGGGATGCTCGAGGAGCGCGGCCTCGAGGTCGCGCGGCCGGACCTGACCCACGCCACGGTCGACCACATCGTCCCGACGGCGAACCAGGACCGGCCCTACGCCGACGACGCCGCCGAGCGGATGATGTCGGAGCTCGAGGAGAACGTCCGCGACGCGGGCATCCAGTTCTCCGACCCGACGACGGGCGACCAGGGCATCGTCCACGTCATCGGCCCGGAGCAGGGGATCACCCAGCCCGGCAAGACCATCGTCTGTGGCGACAGCCACACCTCGACCCACGGCGCGTTCGGCGCGCTCGCGTTCGGGATCGGGACCTCCCAGATCCGGGACGTGCTGGCGACCCAGACCATCGCGATGGAGAAACAGAAGGTCCGGAAGATCCAGGTCGACGGCGAACTCGGCGAGGGCGTCGAGGCCAAAGACGTCATCCTCGAGATCATCCGCCGCCTGGGCACCGAGGGCGGCGTCGGCTACGTCTACGAGTACGCCGGCGAGGCCATCGAGAACCTGGGTATGGAGGGCCGGATGTCGATCTGCAACATGTCCATCGAGGGCGGCGCTCGCGCGGGCTACGTCAACCCCGACGAGACCACCTTCGAGTGGCTGCAGGACACCGACTACTTCCGTGAGCACCCCGAGAAGTTCGAGGAACTGAAGCCGTACTGGGAGTCCATCCGGAGCGACGAGGACGCCGAGTACGACGACGTCGTCGAGATCGACGCGAGCGAACTCGATCCCGTCGTCACGTGGGGGACCACGCCCGGCCAGGGCATCGGCATCGACGACCCGATCCCGGCCCCGGAGGACCTCCCGGAGGGCAAGCAGGACACCGCCCGACGCGCACAGGAGCACATGCGCGTCGAACCCGGCGAGACGATGGAGGGCTACGACATCGACGTCGCCTTCCTCGGGTCCTGTACCAACGCCCGCCTGCCCGACCTGCGCCGCGCGGCCCGCATCGTGAAGGGCCGGCAGGTCGACGACGACGTGCGCGCGTTCGTCGTCCCCGGCAGCCAGCGCGTCCAGCGCGCCGCCGAGGAGGAAGGGCTCAAGGACGTCTTCGAGGAGGCCGGCTTCGAGTGGCGCAACGCCGGCTGTTCGATGTGTCTGGGGATGAACGAGGACCAGCTGGAGGGCGACGAGGCCTGTGCCTCGTCCTCGAACCGGAACTTCGTCGGGCGGCAGGGCTCGAAGGACGGCCGCACCGTCCTGATGAACCCCCGGATGGTGGCCGCCGCGGCCGTCACCGGCGAGGTCTCCGACGTGCGCGACCTGAAGGAGGTGACCTTGGCGTGA